A section of the Paenibacillus aurantius genome encodes:
- a CDS encoding glycoside hydrolase family protein encodes MDFNGMIKPVPRTAVFRMDDYLVWCGSMVEHDGKYYLFFSRWPKAKGHYAWVTCSEVAYAVADHPLGPYTYKGMAIAGSGGSNWDAATIHNPTVVPINGKYYMYYMGTKGPAAYQTKPTMNDPEWWEYRNNQRVGVAVADHPAGPWQRFDKPCVDVTPGSFDHLATNNPSVAQGPDGRIYMVYKAVGDGPMPKGGGVICGVAVADNPEGPFEKMPEPIMVNPEEGWSVEDPFIWVQDGRFYALVKDFQGYFTKRGKATVALFESSDGINWGQAANPFAFDREVIWEDGEVERLDALERPQLWLENGKPAVLFCAAARLNDPEREDSFNIHIPLVRD; translated from the coding sequence ATGGATTTTAACGGAATGATAAAGCCGGTTCCCCGAACCGCTGTTTTTCGTATGGACGATTATTTGGTATGGTGCGGAAGCATGGTGGAGCACGACGGAAAGTACTATTTGTTTTTCTCGAGATGGCCTAAGGCAAAGGGACATTATGCCTGGGTGACATGTTCCGAAGTGGCTTACGCGGTTGCGGACCATCCGCTTGGCCCTTATACGTACAAGGGAATGGCTATAGCCGGAAGCGGCGGCAGCAACTGGGATGCAGCGACTATTCACAATCCTACGGTCGTTCCGATAAACGGAAAATATTATATGTATTATATGGGAACCAAGGGACCCGCTGCTTACCAGACCAAGCCGACCATGAACGATCCCGAATGGTGGGAATACCGGAACAATCAGAGAGTCGGAGTGGCCGTGGCGGACCATCCCGCAGGACCGTGGCAGCGGTTTGACAAGCCTTGCGTTGACGTTACGCCGGGGTCATTCGATCACTTGGCCACAAACAATCCAAGCGTAGCCCAAGGGCCGGATGGCCGTATTTACATGGTGTACAAAGCGGTCGGAGACGGTCCGATGCCGAAGGGCGGGGGTGTTATATGCGGAGTTGCCGTTGCTGACAACCCGGAAGGGCCATTCGAGAAGATGCCGGAGCCGATCATGGTGAATCCCGAGGAAGGCTGGTCTGTCGAGGATCCGTTTATCTGGGTTCAGGATGGCCGGTTCTATGCACTGGTTAAAGATTTTCAGGGGTATTTCACCAAAAGGGGGAAAGCAACCGTCGCGCTTTTTGAGTCCAGCGATGGAATAAATTGGGGACAAGCAGCCAACCCCTTTGCCTTTGACCGCGAAGTAATCTGGGAAGATGGAGAGGTGGAGCGGTTGGATGCGCTCGAACGGCCGCAGCTTTGGCTTGAAAACGGCAAGCCGGCCGTCCTGTTCTGTGCGGCAGCCCGCCTGAATGACCCGGAACGGGAGGATTCCTTTAACATCCACATACCGCTCGTTCGTGATTAG
- a CDS encoding AraC family transcriptional regulator codes for MKIAELHPYVHYATRFPFAPGQASRSRMCYSSSLYLISEGKGRLTTCGRTYKTYPGALVYIPAGQPHDWIAEPEDPMVHVCCYFDWAHHIPLQAQHDHPHIICYDLSKLNSALVGPAFPYTIPEYTQVDKVWQWVERFELFYTPNEFPNDRTYFRHLKVQSQFQDFIGHFLSFVLKDEHIPDPRIVRLLEEMDQDLVHGQVLPLEEYYRKCRLSRGYFFSLFKETTGMSPIQYVNRYRINRAKEELQGSGLSITEIAEKYQFSSIHYFSKLFRQLTGMTPSEYRERT; via the coding sequence ATGAAAATAGCGGAGCTTCATCCCTACGTTCATTATGCAACCCGTTTTCCTTTTGCTCCTGGTCAAGCAAGCCGTTCCAGAATGTGCTATTCCTCTTCCCTCTATTTAATAAGTGAAGGCAAGGGTAGGCTTACCACATGCGGGCGAACCTATAAAACTTATCCAGGAGCCCTGGTGTATATTCCCGCCGGACAGCCGCACGATTGGATTGCCGAACCGGAGGACCCGATGGTGCATGTATGCTGCTATTTCGATTGGGCCCACCATATTCCCCTCCAAGCACAGCACGATCATCCGCACATCATTTGCTATGACCTTTCCAAACTGAACTCCGCCCTTGTCGGCCCGGCCTTTCCCTACACCATCCCGGAGTATACCCAGGTCGATAAAGTTTGGCAGTGGGTCGAACGCTTCGAGCTCTTCTATACGCCTAATGAATTTCCTAACGACCGGACCTATTTCCGCCATTTGAAGGTGCAGAGCCAGTTCCAGGACTTTATCGGTCATTTCCTATCTTTCGTGCTAAAGGATGAGCATATCCCGGATCCGCGCATCGTCAGGCTGCTGGAAGAGATGGACCAGGATCTGGTCCACGGCCAAGTCCTCCCCTTGGAAGAATACTACCGAAAATGCCGGCTCAGCCGCGGGTATTTCTTCTCTCTGTTCAAGGAGACGACTGGAATGTCTCCTATCCAGTATGTCAACCGCTACCGGATCAACCGGGCGAAGGAGGAGCTCCAAGGTTCAGGTCTAAGCATTACGGAGATTGCGGAGAAGTATCAATTTTCCTCCATCCATTATTTCTCCAAGCTGTTCCGTCAGCTGACCGGCATGACGCCGAGTGAATACCGGGAAAGAACGTAA
- a CDS encoding golvesin C-terminal-like domain-containing protein: MKKRVWSIVLPVCLAANLLVTASPAAYGGIVTEAAAATDKSELLKIVNEAASLLPGVEEGSSEGQYAPGSRIRLQERIDSARTVLNSPSPTTEAVDASTADLNAAIAFFKSGLNARIAGSVYQVSNPKTNLIPADTLTKQPGLKNTVTRFVYGPLQGTKPQSVVISYKTSANWTNATLPNKEQGLKKSTIPGEYYQYNSSTPRGMTKLKVYKYAGVAADDQAVVTIYHNGKSETLTLDMNGAQDGWYEIGDYYFDGSPEEYVRFTRGSKDASKPTLTLLVTYEVMLERTSRSQTEAERTAVFPAGYRETGSWQDTSLASDNEYSVPRRSSEKGATATYNPGKLESGKYEVFTYIPERTQSGDNSLQVEIFHDSKVETLVFDQKKLESGWFRLGEFDFKGAGSELVKVTKLGSGGETIASSVKFETPQLEGVTINRTIVTTNKAEPSIELPNITMKEKVRASKVTPGLSPHDGSVIRGSSFALDLPYGKYYYIEDRFGPDGANYQYHIDFKWNPMLLEPGDYKVSYYILNAAHFPNSFHLDVHHNSVTDSVYVPKEKLVTGTWYDLGTYNFAAGTADEYVSFKDLPRMTAFKYEKVTPDHAIIKQVIASTHKFFDQYQVDDLNNEEAVQIVNAMAVKGITDGLITNHQFDPDRKITRAEMIALLTRMMNLPEDPEAADYGDTQGKATPYKGNIGAAEKAGLLYGVSTNGRALGVNMPADREFAARLLSNAIDYTGRYLNVDNFFADDPADYLVKNTTDSSSLETYALQEAFYRLLKLEVLKEEPDQSLKPSLKLSREEAVLMLNRFDGQLLSAGPDLRFDWHKTFADEFNGSAFDWSQWSADNYIRFDGISGRWSEYVEQKEGVVRLRTDVDNRLGAPYSSASITSAYRQNYGFYEARYKYPNAYGSHTSYWSINGSNTDFDWNEGTLPDTVGNNVWFIREAKPAPEFGLKNVREVNWSTNDNNAKEFHNFSGYMEPNRFYMAYDNKVSYEVPDYSKYIAPTGKTNGQYPNILSTVVTAFDGNMNVNKIDGTVAEFDWVRNYLKTADSDPASPYAAFPPVLIPEDSVTVTDKRNPPGKQTFVLRFNKQMNGATLTKDSVLVAKVGGGEVPAYKIVPISPLRFQLSFDGALDPKGDYEVKVTTAVKDSLNNSLAAEQKVTFRSGNKK, translated from the coding sequence ATGAAGAAGAGAGTCTGGAGTATCGTATTACCCGTTTGCCTGGCGGCAAACCTGCTGGTCACTGCATCACCTGCCGCTTACGGAGGGATTGTCACCGAGGCGGCTGCTGCAACAGACAAGTCGGAGCTTCTAAAGATCGTTAACGAGGCAGCCTCCTTGCTGCCGGGTGTTGAGGAAGGATCGTCAGAAGGGCAGTATGCGCCCGGGTCACGAATTAGGCTGCAGGAAAGAATAGACAGCGCCCGCACGGTTCTGAACAGCCCTAGTCCAACAACGGAGGCGGTGGATGCCTCAACCGCTGATCTGAATGCCGCTATCGCCTTTTTCAAGTCAGGTCTTAACGCACGGATTGCCGGCTCCGTATACCAGGTATCCAACCCCAAAACCAATTTGATTCCGGCTGATACCCTTACCAAGCAGCCGGGCTTAAAAAACACCGTCACCCGGTTCGTGTATGGACCTCTGCAGGGAACCAAACCGCAGTCCGTCGTGATAAGTTACAAAACCAGTGCCAATTGGACTAACGCCACCCTTCCCAACAAAGAGCAGGGACTGAAGAAGTCCACCATACCGGGGGAATACTACCAGTACAATTCGTCTACACCTAGAGGAATGACGAAACTGAAGGTGTACAAATATGCCGGTGTGGCTGCGGATGATCAAGCGGTCGTTACGATCTATCATAACGGGAAGTCCGAGACTCTTACCCTCGATATGAATGGCGCGCAAGACGGCTGGTACGAGATCGGCGACTATTATTTTGATGGAAGCCCTGAAGAGTACGTAAGATTCACAAGAGGATCGAAAGATGCTTCCAAACCGACCCTCACCTTGCTCGTAACCTACGAGGTTATGCTCGAGCGGACCTCCAGAAGCCAGACGGAGGCGGAACGAACGGCTGTATTTCCGGCAGGATACCGGGAAACGGGCAGCTGGCAGGATACTTCGCTAGCCTCGGATAACGAGTATTCCGTACCGAGACGAAGCTCGGAGAAAGGGGCTACCGCCACCTATAATCCGGGAAAGCTGGAGTCCGGGAAGTATGAGGTCTTCACGTACATACCGGAACGGACCCAGTCCGGAGACAATTCTTTGCAGGTTGAAATCTTCCATGACTCGAAAGTGGAAACGTTGGTCTTTGACCAGAAAAAGCTGGAGAGCGGATGGTTTCGCCTCGGGGAGTTTGACTTCAAGGGAGCCGGCAGTGAACTGGTCAAAGTGACCAAGCTGGGTTCCGGGGGAGAAACGATTGCCTCCAGCGTGAAATTTGAAACACCCCAACTGGAAGGAGTGACGATCAACCGAACTATTGTCACGACCAATAAAGCAGAACCATCCATCGAGCTGCCTAACATTACCATGAAAGAAAAAGTGCGGGCATCCAAGGTAACGCCTGGACTAAGTCCTCATGATGGCTCGGTCATTAGAGGCAGCTCGTTTGCCCTGGATCTTCCTTACGGGAAATATTATTACATTGAAGATAGATTCGGGCCGGACGGCGCCAACTACCAGTATCATATTGATTTCAAATGGAATCCGATGCTCTTGGAACCCGGTGACTATAAAGTTTCCTATTATATTCTGAATGCGGCCCACTTTCCAAACAGCTTCCACCTGGACGTCCATCATAATAGCGTTACGGATTCGGTTTATGTGCCGAAGGAGAAGCTGGTTACGGGAACCTGGTACGACCTGGGGACGTATAATTTCGCGGCCGGTACAGCCGATGAGTATGTTTCATTCAAAGACCTGCCCAGAATGACCGCCTTCAAGTACGAGAAAGTAACCCCGGATCATGCGATCATCAAGCAGGTGATAGCCTCCACCCATAAGTTTTTTGATCAATATCAGGTAGACGACCTGAACAACGAAGAAGCGGTGCAAATCGTCAACGCCATGGCAGTAAAAGGGATTACGGACGGATTGATCACAAATCACCAATTCGATCCCGACCGCAAAATCACCCGGGCCGAAATGATCGCTCTGTTGACCCGGATGATGAATCTCCCGGAGGACCCGGAAGCGGCAGACTACGGGGATACACAGGGGAAGGCAACTCCCTACAAAGGAAATATTGGAGCGGCCGAGAAGGCCGGACTTTTGTACGGAGTATCGACCAACGGCCGGGCATTGGGAGTAAACATGCCGGCGGACCGTGAATTTGCCGCACGCCTTCTTTCCAACGCCATCGATTATACGGGAAGATACTTGAACGTGGACAATTTCTTTGCGGATGATCCGGCCGACTATTTGGTGAAAAATACGACGGATTCCTCCTCTCTAGAAACCTATGCTCTTCAGGAAGCTTTTTACCGTCTATTGAAACTGGAAGTACTCAAAGAAGAGCCGGACCAATCGCTGAAGCCTTCCCTGAAGCTGTCGAGAGAAGAGGCCGTTCTTATGTTGAACCGGTTTGACGGACAGCTTCTGTCGGCAGGACCTGATTTGCGTTTTGACTGGCATAAGACGTTTGCCGATGAGTTCAACGGTTCGGCTTTTGACTGGAGCCAATGGTCGGCGGATAATTATATCCGATTTGACGGCATATCCGGCAGGTGGTCCGAATACGTAGAGCAGAAAGAAGGGGTGGTCCGGCTCAGAACCGATGTGGATAACCGGTTGGGTGCGCCTTATTCGTCTGCCTCGATTACCTCCGCCTACCGGCAGAACTACGGATTTTATGAAGCCAGGTATAAATATCCCAATGCTTATGGCAGCCACACTTCTTACTGGAGTATCAATGGCTCCAATACGGATTTTGACTGGAATGAAGGAACCCTTCCGGACACGGTCGGCAACAACGTCTGGTTTATTAGAGAAGCCAAGCCGGCACCGGAATTCGGTCTGAAGAATGTCCGGGAAGTGAATTGGTCCACCAATGATAATAATGCTAAAGAATTCCACAACTTCTCCGGTTACATGGAGCCGAACCGGTTCTACATGGCTTATGACAATAAGGTGAGCTACGAAGTGCCGGATTACTCCAAGTATATCGCCCCAACCGGGAAAACAAATGGGCAGTATCCGAACATTCTGAGTACGGTCGTCACGGCTTTTGACGGCAATATGAATGTAAACAAGATTGACGGAACGGTAGCGGAATTCGATTGGGTGCGCAATTACCTAAAGACGGCCGACAGCGACCCGGCATCCCCGTATGCCGCTTTCCCCCCGGTTCTAATTCCGGAGGACAGCGTAACCGTTACGGACAAACGGAATCCTCCTGGAAAACAGACCTTCGTGCTGCGGTTCAACAAGCAAATGAACGGAGCGACCCTTACCAAGGACAGTGTGCTCGTTGCCAAGGTCGGCGGAGGAGAAGTTCCGGCCTACAAGATCGTTCCGATCAGCCCGCTGCGGTTCCAATTATCCTTCGACGGAGCGCTTGATCCTAAAGGTGACTATGAAGTGAAGGTAACCACGGCAGTCAAGGACAGCTTGAACAACAGCCTGGCGGCTGAACAAAAGGTAACGTTCCGTTCGGGTAACAAAAAGTAA
- a CDS encoding HEAT repeat domain-containing protein → MTERMDLLTDEQMAQFITKGYLVLKNDLPEQLHQKVRDKIYKVIHEEGNPGNNILPRVPEIQQFFETPVVRGALTSILGEDYYMHPHRHCHYNRPGNPTPGGGKWHKDGYWSSLRSHRPWWAILFYYTQDITEELGPTAIMPGTQYYEKFLGDKGETLLPTGKAGTMVLVHFDLWHKATLNVSELDRYMLKFQFVRLKAPDRPSWDHRNPGMTVPDGMPAQHPELWKDVWDWLRGDQDSGVRSSDWTAGKVEEIGNNLGSSSEIEALNAAYALGRMGSSGVEELVKHLGNGSKQVAERASYGLQPAGAQAIPFVQPLLSHPDDFCRGLACFVIGMMGPAAREAVPSLVSCLEDESEWVRRNAVEALGMIGKPYSVSVQAVTETLQRSVEQEADEVALNSGDMYVGQQKYIINKVGYTAALSLLRIGKYGEEEIVIRGLEQALTSRDRYVRAYASEALTQLRTDKAVEVLIRYYRTSRWCPDTSKASTF, encoded by the coding sequence ATGACGGAGAGAATGGATTTGTTGACGGATGAACAAATGGCCCAGTTTATTACAAAGGGATACCTGGTGCTTAAAAATGATCTTCCCGAGCAGCTTCATCAGAAGGTAAGGGATAAGATTTATAAAGTAATTCACGAAGAGGGGAACCCCGGGAATAATATCCTGCCCCGGGTGCCGGAGATTCAACAATTCTTCGAGACTCCTGTCGTCCGGGGAGCGCTGACCAGTATACTTGGCGAAGATTACTACATGCATCCTCATCGGCACTGCCATTACAACCGGCCGGGCAATCCTACACCGGGAGGAGGAAAATGGCACAAGGACGGATATTGGTCCTCCCTGCGCAGCCATCGACCTTGGTGGGCCATTCTTTTCTATTACACCCAGGACATCACAGAAGAGCTGGGCCCAACGGCGATTATGCCGGGAACCCAGTATTATGAGAAGTTTCTGGGGGACAAGGGAGAGACCCTGCTTCCGACAGGAAAGGCGGGAACGATGGTCCTGGTGCATTTTGACCTATGGCACAAAGCAACCCTTAACGTATCTGAGCTCGACCGCTATATGTTGAAATTTCAATTCGTACGGTTGAAAGCACCGGATCGCCCCAGCTGGGATCACCGAAATCCGGGGATGACCGTCCCGGACGGAATGCCGGCTCAACATCCCGAGTTGTGGAAGGATGTGTGGGATTGGCTGCGTGGGGATCAGGACTCCGGAGTCCGCTCTTCCGATTGGACGGCTGGGAAGGTGGAGGAAATTGGGAACAACCTGGGAAGTTCATCCGAAATAGAAGCTCTGAACGCCGCCTATGCCCTTGGCCGAATGGGAAGCAGCGGGGTGGAGGAGCTGGTGAAGCATCTTGGAAACGGAAGTAAACAGGTAGCGGAACGCGCGAGTTACGGCTTGCAGCCTGCCGGTGCGCAGGCGATTCCCTTTGTTCAGCCCTTGTTGAGCCATCCGGATGATTTCTGCAGAGGGCTTGCCTGTTTTGTTATTGGCATGATGGGACCGGCTGCCCGGGAGGCGGTACCTTCCCTAGTTTCCTGCCTGGAGGACGAAAGCGAATGGGTAAGGCGAAATGCGGTCGAGGCGCTGGGGATGATTGGTAAGCCCTACAGCGTAAGTGTTCAAGCGGTGACGGAGACCCTGCAGCGCTCAGTGGAGCAGGAAGCGGATGAGGTGGCATTGAATTCGGGAGATATGTACGTCGGTCAACAGAAGTACATTATCAACAAAGTCGGCTATACGGCTGCTTTATCCCTGCTAAGGATAGGAAAGTACGGGGAGGAGGAAATCGTCATCCGCGGCTTGGAGCAGGCTCTGACCAGCAGGGACCGATATGTCCGGGCCTATGCTTCGGAAGCTCTTACTCAACTTCGGACGGATAAAGCCGTTGAGGTGCTGATCCGTTATTACCGCACCTCCCGATGGTGCCCGGATACCAGCAAGGCCAGTACCTTCTAG
- a CDS encoding extracellular solute-binding protein: MKAKGKIMGSLAAVMAGSLLLSACGSSETKSPSATSAGNGGNEGGFGKQMKITAYHSAAYHPEVPMPAREEDPIRQMMEKAVNVDFNMIIPPADQKVTKLNTMIASGDIPDMIFMPDRGTAVQYYEQGILADLDSYIKDYPALQSRFKPEEWEAMKYKGKTIGTPGYEFVNGISSWWIRNDWLTKLGLKAPTNPDELLTVMKAFTFNDPDGNGKNDTYGFVAGIGKDGNLSGAWGMIFWMFGVNPNVVDMVNGKLTFDNTDSRMQEALAYIKTMLDAKVVDPDWVTINDGTANDKKMYSGKVGILINDWRRMETNTQQAMKEVSGEIPDWIVFPPVKGPHGDQTVGLKSFQNNSWAISKTAAKDPEKVKRILALLQYWYTDKDFYPWANYGIKGIHWDLADGKIQRLTDNLNNRELMNKYIWTSNYALSRRADDALYFNFTNPKTSDFHKINLQYIRPNPVNPFVMPDPNDTLYSDRIKYVNESLLKFMMGKEPLSNWDNYVKTLETKFEYTKYKEYAAKQLKDAGLLK, encoded by the coding sequence ATGAAAGCTAAAGGAAAGATCATGGGTTCTCTGGCCGCTGTTATGGCGGGCAGCCTGTTGTTAAGCGCCTGCGGAAGTTCCGAGACCAAAAGCCCGTCTGCCACCTCAGCTGGTAATGGAGGGAATGAAGGCGGCTTTGGCAAGCAGATGAAAATTACAGCTTACCATTCAGCCGCTTATCATCCCGAGGTACCCATGCCGGCTCGCGAGGAAGACCCTATCCGTCAAATGATGGAGAAGGCGGTGAATGTGGATTTCAACATGATCATTCCGCCTGCTGATCAGAAGGTGACTAAGCTCAATACGATGATCGCATCGGGGGATATCCCGGATATGATCTTCATGCCGGATCGGGGAACGGCCGTCCAATACTACGAACAAGGTATTTTGGCTGACCTTGACAGCTACATCAAAGATTATCCGGCCCTGCAAAGCCGCTTTAAACCGGAAGAATGGGAAGCTATGAAGTATAAGGGGAAAACGATCGGGACGCCCGGCTACGAGTTCGTTAACGGCATCTCCAGCTGGTGGATCCGCAACGACTGGCTGACGAAGCTTGGCTTAAAGGCTCCGACTAATCCGGATGAGCTTCTTACTGTAATGAAAGCGTTCACTTTTAACGATCCGGATGGAAACGGCAAGAATGATACCTATGGCTTCGTCGCGGGAATTGGTAAAGATGGCAACCTGTCGGGAGCCTGGGGAATGATTTTCTGGATGTTCGGAGTTAATCCGAACGTCGTCGACATGGTGAACGGGAAACTCACCTTCGACAACACGGACTCCAGAATGCAGGAGGCCCTTGCCTATATCAAAACCATGCTGGACGCCAAGGTAGTCGATCCCGACTGGGTCACGATCAATGACGGGACGGCCAATGATAAGAAAATGTACAGCGGGAAAGTCGGTATCCTCATCAATGACTGGAGACGAATGGAAACGAACACCCAACAGGCCATGAAGGAGGTTTCCGGAGAAATTCCGGACTGGATCGTCTTTCCTCCTGTGAAAGGGCCCCATGGAGATCAAACGGTCGGCTTAAAGTCCTTCCAGAACAACTCCTGGGCCATCTCAAAGACGGCTGCAAAGGATCCCGAGAAGGTAAAACGCATTTTGGCCCTGCTGCAGTACTGGTACACGGACAAGGACTTTTACCCCTGGGCCAATTACGGGATAAAAGGAATTCATTGGGATTTGGCGGATGGCAAAATCCAACGCCTTACCGACAACCTAAACAATAGAGAGCTGATGAACAAGTATATTTGGACTTCCAACTACGCTCTGTCAAGAAGGGCGGATGACGCCCTCTATTTCAACTTCACGAATCCGAAAACGTCGGATTTTCATAAGATCAACCTGCAGTACATCCGACCCAATCCGGTTAATCCCTTTGTTATGCCGGACCCGAATGATACCTTATATAGCGACCGCATCAAATATGTAAATGAATCGCTGTTGAAATTCATGATGGGCAAAGAGCCTCTGTCGAATTGGGACAATTACGTCAAGACGTTGGAGACCAAGTTCGAGTATACCAAATACAAAGAGTATGCAGCCAAGCAATTGAAGGATGCCGGTTTATTGAAATAA